The Methanobrevibacter sp. nucleotide sequence ATGGGTGCGATAGGCCTTCCGGGTGACTTGTCATCAGCTTCAAGATTTGCAAAGGTTGCATTTACCCGTGCAAATTCCTATTCGGATAATGATGAGGCAAGCAGTGTAGGTCAGTTTTTCCATATTCTTGGCTCAGTCGAGCAGCAGAACGGCTGCACATTCATAGATGATCCTGATTTGTATGAATACACAATATACACTTCCTGCTACAACACCAACAAGGCAATCCTGTATTACAGGACATACCATAACTCACAAATCACAGCAGTCGATTTGTATCGGGAGAATCTTGATTCATCTGAACTGATAAATTATCTTTTGATTAATGAAGAGCAATTCAACTTCATTAATTAAATATTTCCTTTTTTTTAAACAATGCCGTCAATTTAAGAATTTCATTATAATACTTTAAATCAGTTTTGATGCTTGCCAATTATTTTGCGGCGGTAATGGGTGGTGAAGGCGATACAAAACGCGCCACTCTGATAATCATTGCCGGAAACATTGTCAACATCATCCTTGATCCTATTTTTATCTATACTCTTGATATGGGGATGTTCGGTGCATGATTTGCCACAATCATAGGTTATTTTGTTTCTTTTGCACTGTTTTTATACTTATTCTATTATAAACAGGACACTTTCGTTAAAATTGATTTAAAGCACTTTAAGTATGATTTGTCCATTTTTAAAGAAATTATCAAGTTGGCGATTCCAATTATTCTAACCGGGATGATAGTGGCGGTTATTGGAATCATCGTCAATTACGGACTTCACACTTACGCTTCGGCATATGCCGTTGCCGCATATGTGGTAATCATTAAAATCCAGTCAACAGTATATTCTCCTATGCAGGGTTTGTCTAAAGGTTTGTGCATCGTGGCAGGTCATCTGAACGGTGCAAAAAGATTTGTAACTCTTAAGGATACCATAAGAAGAATCCTTATTATCAATATAGTTTTATCTGTTGTGCTGGGCGTGCTGCTGATTGTATTCAACTCATATTTCATTTCAATATTCACAGATGACCCGTATGTACTTCTGGAAGCCGGTGGCTTTTCCATACTGGCGTGCTGTTCAATTATTACCTATGCATGCATCATGACATGCAATTACTCATTTATCGGAATTGAAAAAAGCAGTTACAGTCTTTATTTTTTAATATTTGATATAATAATGAGTTTAGTTTTAATGTTTTCTTTTCTGATGTTTTCAATTGGGGCGGTTTTGGAGTGGTATTTTCGGTTGTCTTCAGTGAGGCCATCCCGGGTGTTTTGATGTTTTTTGTGCTCAGATTCAAAATCAATCTTCAAATCAAAAATAGTTCTTCTGAAAATGCGGTTTAGGATAATTTTTCAATATCATTAAATATCACGAAAACCAAAATTATAATATTAACAAAAGGAGCATAATGTTATGAATAAAAGAACTATAGAGCTTTCTGGACATATTATAGATTCATTGATTTTAACCAAAACAATGGCTATAATTATGGACAAGGGCGGAGAATTTGATATATTGGAAATTGATGTTGGACGTAAGAAATCAGATATTAGTAGAGCTAAAATCGAAGTTTCCGCAGATTCTCCCGAGCTATTGAATTCAATTTTAGATGAGTTGTCTGTGCTTGGTGCATCAATAGATGAAATTAAAGAGGTAAATCTCGTATCATCAACAAAAGACAAAGTTGCTCCTGAAGGTTTTTATTCCTCATCTAACCATACCACTCACGTTTTCTATAAAGGAAACTGGATTCTGGTTGAAGATATTGAAATGGACTGTCTTGTTGTAGTGGATGAAGACGTTCCAAGGGCTTATGTAAAGCCAATCGCTGATGTAAAGTCCGGAGACAGGATTGTTGTTGGTCTTGACGGTGTAAGGGTTACACCTCCTCACAGGTCAAGGGATGAACAGCAGGTCTTCGAGTTCATGAACAGTGATGTGTCTTCAGAAAAACCATTGATGAATCTTATAAATGGTATCGCTAAGGAAATGAAAGAAATCAAGGCCAAAGGTGGAAAAATCGGTATTGTCGGAGGTCCTGCCATTGTACACACAGGGTCAGGTAAATACTTGGCCGATTTAATCAGGGAAGGATACATTGATGTAATCATGGCAGGTAATGCACTTGCCACTCACGATATTGAATCCAATCTTTTCGGAACTTCACTTGGTATTGAAGTTGAAACCGGTAAAATCGTAGCTCACGGCCACACTCACCATATGAGGGCCATAAACAGAATCAACAATTCAGGTTCAATCAGGGGTGCCGTTGAAGACGGAACATTGACCGGAGGAATCATGTATGAATGTATTAAAAACGACGTTCCTTATGTCCTTGCAGGTTCAATCCGTGACGACGGACCTCTTCCAGATGTCATTACCGATACAGTCGAAGCACAGAAGCTTATGAGAAAATACGCTCAGGAAGTTGACATGGTGCTGATGATTTCAACAATGCTTCACTCAATCGCAATGGGAAATCTCCTGCCTTCAAGGGTTAAAAGTATCTGTGTAGATATAAATCCTTCCACAGTTACAAAACTCTCAGACAGGGGAAGTGCACAGGTTTTAGGTATTGTAACCGATATCGGTACATTCCTGCCACTTCTATATAACGCATTACATGAGGAATAAAGATGAAATTCACAGCATACATTTTAGATGTTTTAACAGATTCAGTTTATCCTGCAAGAATAACAATTGCTGACGGGATATTTAAGGAAATCGTTCCGATTCACGTTAC carries:
- a CDS encoding MATE family efflux transporter; translation: MAIPIILTGMIVAVIGIIVNYGLHTYASAYAVAAYVVIIKIQSTVYSPMQGLSKGLCIVAGHLNGAKRFVTLKDTIRRILIINIVLSVVLGVLLIVFNSYFISIFTDDPYVLLEAGGFSILACCSIITYACIMTCNYSFIGIEKSSYSLYFLIFDIIMSLVLMFSFLMFSIGAVLEWYFRLSSVRPSRVF
- a CDS encoding TIGR00300 family protein, with amino-acid sequence MNKRTIELSGHIIDSLILTKTMAIIMDKGGEFDILEIDVGRKKSDISRAKIEVSADSPELLNSILDELSVLGASIDEIKEVNLVSSTKDKVAPEGFYSSSNHTTHVFYKGNWILVEDIEMDCLVVVDEDVPRAYVKPIADVKSGDRIVVGLDGVRVTPPHRSRDEQQVFEFMNSDVSSEKPLMNLINGIAKEMKEIKAKGGKIGIVGGPAIVHTGSGKYLADLIREGYIDVIMAGNALATHDIESNLFGTSLGIEVETGKIVAHGHTHHMRAINRINNSGSIRGAVEDGTLTGGIMYECIKNDVPYVLAGSIRDDGPLPDVITDTVEAQKLMRKYAQEVDMVLMISTMLHSIAMGNLLPSRVKSICVDINPSTVTKLSDRGSAQVLGIVTDIGTFLPLLYNALHEE